Proteins from a genomic interval of Streptomyces sp. NBC_01445:
- a CDS encoding sigma-70 family RNA polymerase sigma factor, with product MSDIAGTTTEVDVRLEKYRVELTGYCYRMLGSAFEAEDAVQDTMVRAWRSFDKFEGRSSLRSWLYRIATNVCLDMLNAGNKRARPMDLTAAAPLAQAALTPRPDNVWLEPMPDARVLPTVHDPAEAAVARESVRLAFVAALQQLPAKQRAVLILREVLAWKAQEVAELLDTSVASVNSALQRARATLAEVPAEKKSADDELDEEHQALLERYVAAFEGYDMKALTALLAEDAIMTMPPFDLWLRGTPDITGFMTTIGASCADSRLVPVEANGSPAFAHYKPDPDKGGFSPWAVQVLEVSEGRITGLHCFLDTARYFPLFGLPLHLDDETA from the coding sequence ATGAGTGACATCGCAGGGACGACCACCGAGGTGGACGTCCGTCTCGAGAAGTACCGGGTCGAGCTGACCGGGTACTGCTACCGGATGCTGGGCTCGGCCTTCGAGGCCGAGGACGCGGTGCAGGACACGATGGTCCGCGCCTGGCGCAGCTTCGACAAATTCGAGGGCCGCTCCAGCCTGCGGTCCTGGCTGTACCGCATCGCGACGAACGTCTGCCTGGACATGCTGAACGCGGGCAACAAGCGGGCCCGGCCGATGGACCTGACGGCGGCGGCGCCGCTCGCGCAGGCGGCTCTCACACCCCGGCCGGACAATGTGTGGCTGGAGCCGATGCCGGACGCGCGCGTGCTGCCGACCGTGCACGACCCGGCGGAGGCGGCGGTGGCGCGGGAGTCGGTGCGGCTCGCGTTCGTGGCGGCGCTGCAGCAGCTCCCGGCCAAGCAGCGGGCCGTGCTCATCCTGCGCGAGGTCCTGGCCTGGAAGGCGCAGGAGGTCGCCGAGCTCCTCGACACCTCGGTGGCGTCGGTGAACAGCGCGCTCCAGCGGGCCCGCGCCACGCTCGCCGAGGTCCCGGCCGAGAAGAAGAGCGCGGACGACGAGCTGGACGAGGAGCATCAGGCGCTCCTGGAGCGCTATGTCGCCGCGTTCGAGGGATACGACATGAAGGCGCTCACGGCGCTGCTCGCCGAGGACGCCATCATGACGATGCCGCCGTTCGACCTGTGGCTGCGCGGCACGCCGGACATCACGGGCTTCATGACGACGATCGGCGCCTCATGTGCCGACAGCCGGCTGGTGCCCGTCGAGGCCAACGGCTCGCCCGCGTTCGCCCACTACAAGCCCGACCCGGACAAGGGCGGGTTCTCGCCGTGGGCCGTCCAGGTCCTTGAGGTCTCAGAGGGCCGGATCACCGGACTCCACTGCTTCCTGGACACAGCGCGCTATTTCCCGCTGTTCGGCTTGCCGCTCCATCTCGACGACGAGACCGCCTAG
- a CDS encoding STAS domain-containing protein yields MAAFRPPDLAPAGPLRRGDVPHLCDQVRTACARAPARDIVCDLAAVTTADLATVDALARMQLAARRAGSGLRLRDPSPALWALLQLVGLPGLGGLVVEMERQAEQREIARCVQEAVESGDPAL; encoded by the coding sequence GTGGCAGCTTTCCGACCTCCCGACCTGGCTCCCGCCGGCCCCCTGCGCCGCGGCGACGTGCCGCACCTGTGCGACCAGGTGCGCACGGCGTGCGCCCGCGCCCCCGCGCGCGACATCGTCTGCGACCTCGCGGCCGTCACCACGGCCGATCTCGCCACCGTGGACGCGCTCGCCCGGATGCAGCTCGCCGCCCGCAGAGCCGGGTCAGGACTGCGGCTGCGCGATCCGTCCCCGGCGCTGTGGGCCCTGCTTCAGCTGGTCGGCCTGCCCGGCCTAGGCGGTCTCGTCGTCGAGATGGAGCGGCAAGCCGAACAGCGGGAAATAGCGCGCTGTGTCCAGGAAGCAGTGGAGTCCGGTGATCCGGCCCTCTGA
- a CDS encoding AEC family transporter — protein sequence MAGVLNGFAVIAVVIAVGFLIGKRGYLGDNGREVLTKLAFHVATPALLFTTLAKADLSVILSPRLLVTALSTAAAAGVFIAVGVARRWGVGRTTIGALCSSYVNSGNLGIPIAVYVLGDASLVAPVLLFQQIVVTPIAMTVLDLSEAGETRSLWQRLVTPLRNPIAVGALAGVIVAATGWTVPGPVFNPVDLIGKMSVPVVLLAYGISLCGSSLPARRGSDRVPVLLSVALKSVGQPAVAWVLAAGVFGLRGASLLDVVVTSALPAAQNLFTYASRYNVAERLARESILLSTLASVPALVVVAALLG from the coding sequence GTGGCAGGGGTGCTGAACGGGTTCGCCGTCATCGCGGTGGTCATCGCCGTCGGCTTCCTGATCGGCAAGCGCGGCTATCTCGGGGACAACGGCCGCGAGGTCCTCACCAAGCTCGCCTTCCATGTCGCCACGCCCGCGCTGCTGTTCACCACGCTCGCGAAGGCCGACCTCTCGGTGATCCTGTCGCCGCGGCTGCTGGTGACGGCGCTGAGCACGGCGGCCGCCGCCGGGGTGTTCATCGCGGTGGGCGTCGCGCGCCGGTGGGGCGTGGGGCGGACGACGATCGGCGCCCTGTGCTCCAGCTACGTCAATTCGGGCAACCTCGGCATCCCCATCGCCGTGTACGTCCTCGGCGACGCCTCGCTGGTCGCGCCCGTGCTGCTCTTCCAGCAGATCGTGGTGACGCCGATAGCGATGACGGTCCTCGATCTCTCGGAGGCCGGGGAGACGCGGTCCCTGTGGCAGCGGCTCGTCACGCCGCTGCGCAACCCGATCGCGGTCGGGGCGCTCGCGGGCGTGATCGTGGCGGCGACGGGGTGGACGGTGCCGGGCCCCGTCTTCAACCCCGTCGATCTGATCGGCAAGATGTCCGTGCCGGTGGTGCTGCTCGCGTACGGGATCTCGCTGTGCGGGAGCTCGCTGCCAGCCCGGCGAGGTTCCGACCGGGTGCCGGTACTGCTGTCGGTGGCCCTGAAATCAGTGGGCCAGCCCGCGGTGGCGTGGGTGCTCGCGGCGGGCGTCTTCGGCCTGCGGGGCGCGTCACTCCTGGACGTGGTGGTGACGTCGGCGCTCCCGGCGGCGCAGAACCTCTTCACGTACGCCTCGCGCTACAACGTCGCGGAGAGACTGGCGAGGGAGTCGATCCTGCTGTCGACGCTGGCGTCGGTGCCTGCGCTGGTGGTGGTCGCGGCGTTGCTGGGGTGA
- a CDS encoding thymidine phosphorylase, whose protein sequence is MDVISVIRTKRDRGELSDEQIDWVIDAYTRGVVADEQMSALAMAILLNGMNRTEIARWTAAMIASGERMDFSSLSRPTADKHSTGGVGDKITLPLAPLVAACGAAVPQLSGRGLGHTGGTLDKLESIPGWRALLSNDEMLNVLDTVGSVICAAGDGLAPADKKLYALRDVTGTVEAIPLIASSIMSKKIAEGTGSLVLDVKVGTGAFMKTIEDARELASTMVELGTDSGVRTVALLTDMSTPLGLTAGNALEVRESVEVLAGGGPSDVVELTLALAREMLDAAGIKDADPAKALADGSAMDVWRRMIAAQGGDPDAALPTSREQHVVVAGKSGVMTRLDAYGIGVAAWRLGAGRARKEDPVQAAAGIELHAKPGDPVTAGQPLLTLHTDTPERFEYALESVEGSYDISAPGTAFEPTPVVRERIG, encoded by the coding sequence ATGGACGTCATCTCCGTCATCCGGACCAAGCGGGACCGGGGCGAACTCAGCGACGAGCAGATCGACTGGGTCATCGACGCGTACACGCGCGGCGTCGTCGCGGACGAGCAGATGTCGGCGCTCGCCATGGCGATCCTCCTCAACGGCATGAACCGTACGGAGATCGCCCGCTGGACCGCCGCGATGATCGCCTCCGGCGAGCGCATGGACTTCTCGTCCCTGTCCCGCCCGACCGCCGACAAGCACTCCACCGGCGGCGTCGGCGACAAGATCACGCTGCCGCTCGCCCCGCTGGTCGCCGCGTGCGGCGCCGCCGTCCCGCAGCTCTCCGGCCGCGGCCTCGGCCACACCGGCGGCACTCTCGACAAGCTGGAGTCCATCCCCGGCTGGCGCGCCCTGCTCTCCAACGACGAGATGCTGAACGTCCTCGACACCGTCGGCTCCGTGATCTGTGCGGCCGGCGACGGGCTCGCCCCCGCAGACAAGAAGCTCTACGCGCTGCGCGACGTCACCGGCACCGTCGAGGCGATCCCGCTCATCGCCTCCTCGATCATGTCGAAGAAGATCGCCGAGGGCACGGGCTCGCTCGTCCTCGACGTCAAGGTCGGCACCGGCGCGTTCATGAAGACGATCGAGGACGCCCGCGAACTCGCCTCCACCATGGTCGAGTTGGGCACCGACAGCGGCGTGCGCACGGTCGCCCTGCTCACCGACATGTCGACGCCCCTCGGCCTCACCGCCGGCAACGCGCTCGAAGTCCGGGAGTCCGTAGAGGTACTGGCGGGCGGCGGCCCCTCCGACGTCGTCGAGCTCACCCTCGCCCTGGCCCGCGAGATGCTCGACGCGGCGGGCATCAAGGATGCCGACCCGGCGAAGGCCCTCGCCGACGGCTCCGCGATGGACGTCTGGCGCCGCATGATCGCCGCGCAGGGCGGTGACCCCGACGCGGCGCTGCCCACATCCCGTGAGCAGCACGTGGTGGTGGCCGGGAAGTCCGGCGTCATGACCCGCCTCGACGCGTACGGCATCGGCGTTGCCGCCTGGCGCCTCGGCGCGGGCCGCGCCCGCAAGGAGGACCCGGTCCAGGCCGCCGCCGGCATCGAACTCCACGCCAAGCCGGGCGACCCCGTCACCGCGGGCCAGCCCCTCCTGACCCTGCACACGGACACCCCGGAGCGCTTCGAGTACGCCCTTGAGTCCGTCGAGGGTTCCTACGACATCTCGGCCCCGGGCACGGCATTCGAGCCCACGCCGGTCGTGCGGGAACGCATCGGCTGA
- a CDS encoding cytidine deaminase, translated as MTEADWEALREAAREAMSRAYVPYSAFPVGAAARVDDGRTVSGCNVENASYGLGLCAECGLVSQLQLTGGGRLTHFTCVDGKGEILMPCGRCRQLLYEFGGTELLLETTSGIRPLGEMLPDAFGPQHLN; from the coding sequence GTGACGGAAGCCGACTGGGAAGCACTCAGGGAGGCGGCCCGCGAGGCCATGTCCCGCGCGTACGTGCCGTACTCGGCCTTCCCGGTCGGCGCCGCGGCCCGCGTGGACGACGGCCGCACCGTGTCGGGCTGCAACGTCGAGAACGCGTCGTACGGGCTCGGCCTGTGCGCCGAGTGCGGGCTCGTCTCGCAGCTCCAGCTCACCGGCGGCGGCCGCCTGACGCACTTCACGTGCGTGGACGGCAAGGGCGAGATCCTGATGCCGTGCGGCCGCTGCCGCCAGCTCCTCTACGAGTTCGGGGGCACCGAGCTGCTCCTGGAGACGACATCGGGGATCCGCCCGCTCGGCGAGATGCTCCCCGACGCGTTCGGACCCCAGCACCTCAACTGA